A genomic stretch from Bacillus marinisedimentorum includes:
- the pruA gene encoding L-glutamate gamma-semialdehyde dehydrogenase, which translates to MVMAYSREPLTDFKVEENKKAFQEALKKVESELGKEYDLLIDGEWVKTEDKIVSRNPANKEEVVGYVSKANKDLAEKAHKAADAAFEMWRKVSPDARADILFRAAGIVRRRKHEFSAWMVKEAGKPWIEADADTAEAIDFMEYYGRQMMRIKDGQLINSHPSEENRFNYIPLGVGVTISPWNFPFAIMCGTAVAPLVAGNTVLLKPASATPVVAAKFAEVLVEAGIPKGVFNFIPGSGAEVGDHLVDHPRTRFISFTGSLDVGKRIYERAAVVQDGQKWLKRVLAEMGGKDTIVVDSEADLELAAQSIVKSAFGFSGQKCSACSRVVAHQDVYDQVLDRVVELTNELTQGDPTDDNNFMGPVIDQGAYDKIMGYIDQGKKEGKLMTGGEGDTSTGFFIKPTVFADVDPEAVIMQEEIFGPVVAFTKAKDYDEALKIANNTVYGLTGAVISDNRLHLEQAREDFMVGNLYFNRGCTGAVVGYQPFGGFNMSGTDSKAGGPDYLLLHMQPKTVSELY; encoded by the coding sequence ATGGTAATGGCTTATTCACGCGAACCCTTGACGGATTTCAAAGTGGAGGAGAACAAGAAGGCCTTTCAGGAAGCGCTTAAAAAGGTTGAGTCCGAGCTTGGGAAAGAATATGATCTTCTGATTGACGGCGAATGGGTGAAGACGGAGGACAAAATCGTTTCACGCAACCCTGCCAACAAAGAGGAAGTGGTCGGTTATGTATCGAAAGCGAACAAGGATCTTGCCGAAAAAGCCCATAAAGCAGCGGATGCTGCATTTGAAATGTGGCGCAAGGTAAGTCCAGACGCGCGTGCGGACATTTTGTTCCGGGCAGCGGGCATTGTGCGCCGGCGCAAGCATGAGTTTTCCGCCTGGATGGTAAAAGAAGCCGGAAAGCCGTGGATTGAAGCGGATGCCGATACGGCTGAAGCGATTGATTTCATGGAATACTACGGACGCCAGATGATGCGCATTAAAGACGGACAGCTGATCAACTCGCATCCGTCTGAAGAAAACCGCTTCAACTATATTCCGCTTGGCGTCGGCGTCACCATTTCACCATGGAACTTCCCGTTTGCGATCATGTGCGGCACGGCAGTTGCCCCGCTTGTTGCCGGGAACACCGTTCTGCTGAAGCCGGCGAGTGCGACACCGGTCGTTGCGGCCAAGTTTGCGGAGGTGCTTGTTGAAGCAGGCATTCCAAAAGGCGTATTCAATTTCATTCCTGGCAGCGGAGCAGAAGTCGGCGATCACCTCGTTGACCATCCGCGCACCCGTTTCATCAGCTTCACCGGCTCCCTTGATGTCGGCAAGCGGATCTATGAGCGGGCAGCGGTCGTGCAGGACGGCCAGAAATGGCTGAAGCGCGTCCTTGCCGAAATGGGCGGAAAAGATACAATCGTCGTCGACAGCGAAGCAGACCTTGAGCTTGCGGCCCAGTCGATCGTCAAATCGGCATTCGGCTTCTCCGGCCAGAAATGTTCAGCATGCTCACGCGTCGTTGCGCATCAAGACGTGTATGACCAGGTGCTTGACCGTGTCGTTGAACTGACAAATGAACTGACCCAGGGTGATCCGACAGACGACAACAACTTCATGGGACCGGTCATCGACCAGGGCGCTTATGACAAAATCATGGGCTATATCGACCAGGGTAAAAAAGAAGGCAAGCTGATGACAGGCGGTGAAGGGGACACTTCAACAGGCTTCTTCATCAAGCCGACCGTATTCGCGGACGTCGATCCGGAAGCGGTCATCATGCAGGAAGAAATCTTCGGACCGGTTGTCGCGTTTACAAAAGCGAAAGACTATGATGAAGCCCTCAAGATTGCGAACAATACGGTTTACGGCCTGACAGGCGCTGTCATTTCCGATAACCGCCTCCATCTGGAACAGGCGCGTGAAGACTTTATGGTCGGAAACCTTTATTTCAACAGAGGATGCACCGGCGCAGTCGTCGGCTACCAGCCGTTTGGCGGCTTCAACATGTCCGGAACCGACTCGAAAGCCGGCGGACCGGACTACCTGCTGCTTCATATGCAGCCGAAAACAGTCTCCGAATTATATTAA
- the ligA gene encoding NAD-dependent DNA ligase LigA, with product MDKQQASEQINSIRELLNQYAYEYYTLDKPSVPDAEYDRLMQELIDLENKFPELITADSPSQRIGGEPLEAFEKVQHKVPMLSLANAMNADELKDFDRRVRQAVGDEVRYVCELKIDGLAVALLYEDGKLVRGATRGDGTTGENITSNLRTIRTIPLKLKDGINIEVRGEAFMPKRSFEGLNEEREQNGEETFANPRNAAAGSLRQLDPKIAAKRNLDIFVYSLADPEGTGIESHSEALDYLDELGFRTNPERKACANIDEVIEYVEGWHEKRPDLQYEIDGIVVKVDNFEQQEQLGFTAKSPRWAIAYKFPAEEVITKLIGIELSVGRTGVVTPTAYLEPVKVAGTTVKRASLHNEDLIREKDIKIGDMVVVKKAGDIIPEVVNVLEEQRDGSEEDFHMPTECPECGSELVRIDEEVALRCINPKCPAQIREGLIHFVSRNAMNIDGLGEKVITQLFREQLIIDVADLYELKYDDLIQLERMGEKSVQNLLNAIDESKGRSLEKLLFGLGIRHVGSKAAQTLAQQFGTMEKLQGAGKEELEAINEVGEKMADSVVLYFSNPEAQQVIDELRNLGVNMEYKGPKPVDAEEIDSYFAGKTVVLTGKLEQLTRNEAKSSVEALGGKVTGSVSKSTDLVIAGEAAGSKLAKANELGIEVWDENRLVEELDR from the coding sequence ATGGACAAACAACAGGCCAGTGAACAAATAAACAGCATACGCGAGCTGCTCAATCAGTATGCGTATGAATATTACACATTAGATAAACCGAGTGTGCCGGATGCCGAATATGACCGCCTTATGCAGGAACTGATCGACCTGGAAAACAAGTTTCCTGAACTGATCACCGCCGATTCGCCGTCCCAGCGTATCGGCGGCGAACCGCTCGAAGCGTTCGAAAAGGTCCAGCACAAGGTGCCGATGCTCAGCCTTGCCAATGCGATGAACGCCGATGAGCTGAAGGACTTTGACCGCCGTGTCCGCCAGGCGGTCGGCGATGAGGTGCGCTACGTCTGTGAACTTAAAATCGACGGCCTTGCAGTGGCGCTTTTGTATGAAGACGGCAAGCTTGTGCGCGGCGCCACCCGCGGTGACGGCACGACGGGTGAAAATATCACCAGCAACCTGAGGACGATCCGCACAATTCCGCTGAAACTGAAAGACGGGATCAACATCGAGGTGCGCGGCGAGGCATTTATGCCGAAACGGTCATTTGAGGGGCTGAATGAGGAACGCGAACAGAACGGCGAGGAGACGTTTGCGAACCCGCGTAATGCGGCGGCAGGCTCGCTCCGCCAGCTCGACCCGAAAATCGCAGCGAAACGGAACCTTGATATATTCGTATACAGCCTTGCCGATCCGGAAGGCACCGGTATCGAAAGCCACAGTGAAGCACTCGATTATTTAGATGAACTCGGATTCCGCACCAATCCGGAACGGAAAGCGTGCGCCAATATCGATGAAGTGATCGAATATGTTGAAGGCTGGCATGAAAAGCGGCCGGATCTGCAGTATGAAATCGACGGCATCGTCGTTAAAGTCGATAACTTCGAGCAGCAGGAGCAATTGGGTTTCACCGCGAAAAGCCCGCGCTGGGCGATCGCTTACAAGTTCCCGGCAGAAGAAGTCATCACAAAACTGATCGGCATCGAGCTCAGCGTCGGCCGCACCGGCGTCGTGACACCGACGGCTTACCTGGAACCGGTGAAAGTCGCCGGCACAACCGTCAAGCGCGCATCTCTCCATAATGAAGATTTGATCCGTGAAAAAGATATTAAAATCGGCGATATGGTCGTCGTCAAAAAAGCGGGCGACATCATTCCTGAAGTCGTAAATGTTCTTGAAGAACAGCGCGACGGCAGTGAAGAGGACTTCCATATGCCGACTGAGTGCCCGGAATGCGGAAGCGAACTCGTCCGGATCGATGAAGAAGTGGCACTGCGATGCATCAACCCGAAGTGCCCGGCGCAAATCCGCGAAGGGCTTATCCATTTTGTTTCTCGCAACGCAATGAACATCGACGGGCTCGGCGAGAAAGTCATCACCCAGCTGTTCAGGGAGCAGCTGATTATCGATGTCGCCGATCTGTACGAACTTAAATACGACGATTTGATCCAGCTGGAGCGGATGGGCGAGAAGTCCGTCCAAAACCTGCTCAATGCGATTGATGAATCGAAAGGCCGGTCCCTTGAAAAGCTGCTGTTCGGACTCGGCATCCGCCATGTCGGCTCCAAAGCGGCCCAGACGCTGGCCCAGCAGTTCGGCACGATGGAGAAGCTGCAGGGCGCCGGCAAGGAAGAACTGGAAGCCATTAATGAAGTCGGCGAAAAAATGGCTGACTCTGTCGTTCTCTATTTCAGCAATCCGGAAGCGCAGCAGGTGATCGATGAACTGAGGAATCTCGGCGTCAACATGGAGTATAAAGGGCCGAAGCCGGTGGATGCTGAAGAAATCGACTCCTATTTTGCCGGCAAAACCGTCGTCCTTACCGGAAAGCTTGAGCAGCTGACCAGAAATGAAGCGAAGAGCAGCGTCGAGGCGCTCGGCGGGAAAGTGACCGGGAGCGTCAGCAAAAGCACTGACCTTGTCATCGCCGGGGAAGCGGCCGGTTCCAAGCTTGCTAAGGCGAATGAGCTTGGCATTGAAGTATGGGATGAAAACAGGCTTGTTGAAGAACTTGACAGATAA
- a CDS encoding DUF4317 domain-containing protein, translating to MNKKDIANIRKQFKPDNDLLKIKDIFNVYVMKESSDIYHQESRPFPMLEQEQQELFLSNFKKVLTGQLDTKLFELKFQREADDHSQLILYEGLQADDVGDWKDQMLLIVEKMLTDRQYEMDIVITFIRGEYFKPTKKRNDEAETSERDEVFTHPFILCSINKTEESKKSLLFDYIEKQFKYSFEVDPIINLKAPVAGFLFPAFSEHSADVNHILYSTGKANELDPHFVEEVLNSEAALTALEDKVVFEEIVKHVTGDQLETGTLSNVYEEINRVMDENEEEDTPRLDYKDVERVLKVSGVEDVDPEKVETAFKTVIDDEKYEFKASSVIPKYNSKSIKINTKAANISISPQDLKYVKQVNRNGKRYLMIEVDEDTEIEGFKMISETFMD from the coding sequence ATGAACAAAAAAGACATCGCCAACATACGGAAGCAATTCAAGCCGGATAATGATTTATTGAAAATAAAGGATATTTTTAACGTGTATGTGATGAAGGAAAGCAGCGACATCTACCATCAGGAAAGCCGGCCGTTCCCGATGCTTGAACAGGAACAGCAGGAACTTTTTCTGAGCAATTTCAAAAAAGTGCTGACCGGCCAATTGGATACGAAGCTGTTCGAATTGAAGTTCCAGCGTGAAGCTGACGACCATAGCCAGCTTATCCTGTATGAAGGGCTGCAGGCCGATGATGTCGGCGATTGGAAGGACCAAATGCTCCTCATCGTCGAAAAAATGCTGACGGACAGGCAGTATGAGATGGATATTGTCATCACCTTCATCCGCGGGGAATATTTCAAGCCGACAAAAAAGAGAAACGATGAGGCGGAAACGAGTGAGCGGGATGAAGTGTTCACCCACCCTTTCATTCTGTGCAGCATCAATAAAACGGAAGAGTCGAAGAAATCATTGCTGTTTGACTATATCGAAAAACAATTCAAATACAGCTTTGAAGTCGATCCGATCATTAACCTGAAAGCACCCGTCGCCGGATTTTTGTTCCCTGCCTTCTCCGAACATTCGGCTGACGTGAATCATATTTTGTATTCGACCGGCAAAGCGAACGAACTGGACCCGCACTTCGTCGAAGAAGTGCTTAACAGTGAAGCGGCGCTCACCGCCCTGGAAGATAAAGTCGTCTTTGAGGAAATCGTGAAACATGTGACCGGCGACCAGCTCGAAACAGGCACCCTTTCCAACGTGTATGAAGAAATCAATCGGGTGATGGATGAAAATGAAGAAGAAGATACCCCAAGATTGGATTATAAAGATGTAGAACGCGTGCTCAAGGTAAGCGGTGTTGAGGATGTTGACCCCGAAAAGGTCGAAACAGCGTTCAAAACGGTCATTGATGACGAGAAATACGAGTTCAAAGCAAGCAGTGTCATACCGAAATACAATTCGAAATCCATTAAAATCAACACAAAAGCTGCCAACATTTCAATCAGCCCGCAGGATTTGAAATACGTCAAACAGGTAAACCGCAACGGCAAGCGCTATTTGATGATCGAAGTCGACGAGGACACCGAAATCGAGGGCTTTAAAATGATTTCGGAAACGTTTATGGATTAA
- the pcrA gene encoding DNA helicase PcrA, translated as MQYISQRLLAGLNPVQQDAVKTTDGPLLIMAGAGSGKTRVLTHRIAYLMSEKDVAPWNILAITFTNKAAREMKERVGQLTGPVAEDIWISTFHSMCVRILRRDIDRIGINRNFSILDSSDQLSVIKKLVKEQNLDPKKFDPRSLLGTISSAKNELQTAEEYAKSATGPYEQAVSDIYEAYQKRLRKNHALDFDDLIMTTIHLFKRVPEVLEFYQRKFQYIHVDEYQDTNHAQYLLVKLLASRFQNLCVVGDSDQSIYRWRGADISNILSFEKDYPQANTVFLEQNYRSTKKILEAANKVIGNNSNRKPKNLWTENDEGKNILYYRGGDERDEAYFVAGRMKDLAESGKYKLSDMAVLYRTNAQSRVMEEVLLKSNISYSIVGGTKFYDRKEIKDLLAYLRLIANPDDDISLTRIINVPKRGIGATTVDKIANFAVAQGISMYAALQEVEQIGLSARFVKTLREFTTQLNNWTNMQEYLSVTELVDEVLDKTGYRDMLKNEKTLESEGRLENIEEFLSVTQNFEKSNEDKSLVAFLTDLALIADIDQLDEEEAKEQDAVTLMTLHSAKGLEFPVVFLMGLEEGVFPHSRSLMEEDEMEEERRLAYVGITRAEQELFITNAQMRTLFGRTNMNPVSRFISEIPEELLEDMQKEKEKQSPFGGGSTSPRGMNTNRPVRKPAARPGLKQTGGESHGWKVGDKASHQKWGTGTVVSVKGEGESTELDIAFPKPVGIKRLLAKFAPITKA; from the coding sequence ATGCAATATATAAGTCAACGGCTGCTTGCGGGGCTGAATCCGGTCCAGCAGGATGCCGTCAAAACAACCGATGGACCGCTATTGATAATGGCTGGTGCCGGAAGCGGAAAAACGAGAGTGCTGACCCACCGGATCGCTTACTTGATGAGTGAAAAGGATGTCGCGCCTTGGAACATCCTGGCGATCACGTTTACGAATAAAGCGGCCCGCGAGATGAAAGAGCGTGTCGGCCAGCTGACCGGCCCTGTCGCCGAAGACATCTGGATTTCCACGTTCCACTCGATGTGCGTACGGATTTTACGGAGGGATATCGACCGGATCGGCATCAACCGCAACTTCTCGATCCTCGATTCATCCGATCAGCTGTCGGTCATCAAGAAGCTTGTGAAAGAACAAAATCTTGATCCGAAAAAATTTGATCCGCGCTCGCTCCTCGGTACGATCAGCAGCGCGAAAAACGAATTGCAAACGGCGGAAGAATATGCGAAAAGCGCCACCGGCCCATACGAACAGGCAGTCAGCGACATATATGAAGCCTATCAGAAACGGCTGCGCAAAAACCACGCCCTCGATTTCGACGATCTCATTATGACAACAATCCACCTGTTCAAGCGCGTGCCGGAAGTGCTTGAATTCTACCAGCGCAAATTCCAGTATATCCATGTCGATGAGTATCAGGATACGAACCATGCCCAGTACTTGCTTGTAAAACTGCTGGCGTCCCGGTTCCAGAACCTGTGCGTCGTCGGTGATTCCGACCAGTCCATTTACAGATGGCGCGGGGCGGATATCAGCAACATCCTGTCGTTTGAAAAAGACTATCCGCAGGCGAATACCGTGTTCCTTGAGCAAAACTACCGTTCGACGAAAAAGATTCTGGAAGCGGCCAACAAGGTCATCGGAAACAATTCGAACCGCAAGCCGAAAAACCTCTGGACCGAAAATGATGAGGGGAAAAATATTTTATACTACCGCGGCGGCGACGAGCGTGACGAAGCCTATTTTGTCGCGGGCCGGATGAAGGATCTTGCTGAAAGCGGCAAGTACAAGCTTTCCGATATGGCCGTCCTGTATCGGACGAACGCCCAGTCCCGGGTGATGGAGGAAGTTTTGCTGAAGTCCAACATCAGCTACAGCATCGTCGGCGGCACGAAATTCTATGACCGCAAAGAGATCAAGGACCTGCTCGCTTATTTGCGCTTGATCGCCAATCCGGATGATGATATCAGCCTGACCCGCATCATCAACGTGCCAAAGCGCGGCATCGGTGCGACAACGGTCGATAAGATCGCTAACTTTGCCGTCGCCCAGGGCATTTCCATGTATGCCGCCCTGCAGGAAGTGGAGCAGATCGGCCTGAGTGCCCGGTTTGTCAAAACGCTGCGTGAATTCACAACGCAATTGAACAACTGGACGAATATGCAGGAATATTTGTCGGTGACTGAATTGGTTGATGAGGTATTGGATAAAACAGGCTATAGGGACATGCTGAAGAACGAAAAGACACTTGAATCCGAAGGCCGCCTTGAAAATATCGAGGAATTTTTATCTGTCACCCAGAATTTCGAAAAGAGTAATGAAGATAAGAGCCTTGTCGCATTTTTGACCGACCTCGCGCTCATTGCCGATATCGACCAGCTTGACGAAGAGGAAGCGAAGGAGCAGGATGCGGTCACGCTGATGACGCTCCACTCCGCCAAAGGACTTGAGTTCCCGGTTGTATTCCTGATGGGGCTTGAAGAAGGCGTATTCCCGCACAGCCGCTCGCTTATGGAAGAAGACGAGATGGAAGAGGAGCGCCGCCTCGCCTATGTAGGGATCACCCGGGCCGAACAGGAGCTTTTCATCACAAATGCGCAAATGCGGACGCTGTTCGGGCGCACAAATATGAATCCGGTATCGCGGTTCATCAGCGAAATTCCTGAAGAGCTGCTTGAAGATATGCAAAAAGAGAAGGAAAAGCAGTCGCCGTTTGGAGGCGGATCAACCTCCCCGCGCGGGATGAACACGAACCGTCCTGTGCGCAAGCCGGCTGCCCGCCCCGGCCTCAAACAGACCGGCGGCGAATCACACGGCTGGAAGGTCGGCGACAAAGCTTCCCATCAAAAATGGGGAACTGGAACGGTCGTCAGCGTAAAAGGAGAAGGGGAAAGCACCGAGCTCGACATCGCCTTCCCGAAACCGGTGGGCATCAAGCGCCTGCTCGCAAAGTTCGCACCGATCACAAAAGCATAG
- a CDS encoding CamS family sex pheromone protein — MLNKIGVAALAAMLLLSGCGPVFEKEEEVVRETEDEKEKAIIPKYKLPGDTYQTILPFQPSETRGLVNQYVYNRLDMEELERGLFRIARGSYPIDEYFFKEGHFLKEKDISKWIQRGITKDDPTEEEKPEETEDGNEDGQEGEDAEKQSELENDAPASPESEGVSESKSPEYLSYIMEHTYYQKNDDEQVELAGIVIGLSMNSVHYYKQAEGPPAMKPIPFNEMETQGKKIAAELVEQLRKYRDAENVPVTVALFREEKRESVVPGSFFAKADFKSGQAKPDEWQTLDEDYVFFPSEEAEENHAKASEVMKAFKKKIEGYFPDYTGVTGRGFYKGGKLQRLDIEIPIEFNGKTEIIGFTEYTAAQVMEHFPKDVDVRVRIASATRDESLVKREAGASKPFVHIYQ; from the coding sequence ATGTTAAATAAAATCGGAGTGGCGGCTCTGGCGGCGATGCTTCTGTTAAGCGGCTGCGGACCGGTGTTTGAAAAGGAAGAAGAAGTTGTCCGGGAAACCGAAGATGAAAAGGAAAAAGCGATCATCCCGAAGTATAAGCTCCCGGGGGATACGTATCAGACGATTTTGCCGTTCCAACCGTCCGAAACGAGGGGACTCGTCAATCAATATGTCTATAACCGTCTTGATATGGAAGAGTTGGAGCGCGGCCTCTTCCGTATTGCCAGAGGCTCGTATCCGATCGATGAATACTTTTTCAAGGAAGGCCATTTTTTAAAGGAAAAAGATATCAGCAAATGGATTCAGCGTGGCATTACCAAAGACGATCCTACGGAAGAGGAAAAGCCGGAGGAAACGGAAGACGGCAATGAGGACGGACAGGAAGGGGAAGATGCCGAAAAGCAGTCGGAGCTTGAAAATGACGCACCTGCCTCCCCTGAATCGGAAGGTGTGAGCGAAAGCAAAAGCCCCGAGTACCTGTCTTATATTATGGAGCATACCTATTATCAAAAGAACGACGATGAACAGGTCGAGCTGGCCGGCATCGTAATCGGGCTGTCGATGAATTCCGTCCATTATTACAAGCAGGCAGAGGGGCCGCCGGCTATGAAGCCGATTCCGTTCAATGAAATGGAAACGCAGGGCAAAAAGATTGCCGCCGAGCTTGTAGAACAGCTTAGGAAGTATCGGGATGCCGAAAATGTGCCGGTGACAGTTGCACTTTTCCGTGAAGAAAAACGGGAATCGGTCGTGCCCGGCAGCTTTTTCGCAAAAGCGGACTTCAAGAGCGGTCAGGCCAAGCCTGATGAATGGCAGACGCTTGATGAAGACTATGTTTTCTTCCCATCAGAAGAAGCGGAGGAAAACCATGCAAAGGCTTCTGAAGTGATGAAAGCATTCAAGAAAAAGATCGAAGGCTATTTTCCGGATTACACCGGGGTGACTGGCAGAGGATTCTACAAAGGCGGCAAGCTTCAGCGCCTGGATATCGAAATTCCGATCGAATTTAACGGTAAAACCGAAATCATCGGGTTCACCGAATACACAGCCGCACAGGTGATGGAACATTTTCCGAAAGACGTTGATGTCAGGGTGAGGATTGCCTCGGCGACCCGTGATGAAAGCCTCGTTAAACGCGAAGCCGGCGCTAGCAAGCCGTTTGTCCATATTTATCAATAA
- a CDS encoding heptaprenylglyceryl phosphate synthase — MYDVNEWRHVFKIDPNKEISDEDLEAVCESGTDAIIVGGTDGVTLDNTLNMLARVRRYPLPCVLEVSKIESLTPGYDFYFIPTVLNGGKPEWITGLHHEALKEYGEIMNWDEIFVEGYCILNGDAKAARLTDARTDLTLDDIGAYAMMADKLFRMPIFYLEYSGTYGDPEAVQTAKNKLDHARLFYGGGIRTQDQAAEMAAIADTIVVGNIIYEDVQTALKTVKAVKK; from the coding sequence ATGTATGATGTGAATGAGTGGCGGCATGTGTTTAAAATAGATCCGAATAAAGAGATTTCTGATGAAGACCTTGAGGCGGTGTGCGAGTCGGGGACGGATGCCATTATCGTCGGCGGGACCGACGGAGTGACGCTCGATAACACGCTGAACATGCTGGCCCGGGTGCGCCGCTATCCGCTGCCGTGTGTGCTCGAGGTATCAAAGATTGAATCACTCACACCCGGGTATGATTTCTATTTTATACCTACCGTGCTGAACGGCGGAAAGCCGGAATGGATCACAGGCCTTCATCATGAGGCGCTGAAGGAATACGGTGAAATCATGAACTGGGATGAGATTTTTGTGGAAGGGTATTGTATCCTCAACGGTGACGCAAAGGCCGCGCGGTTGACCGATGCCCGCACTGACCTTACGCTTGATGATATCGGCGCTTATGCGATGATGGCCGATAAACTGTTCCGGATGCCGATTTTTTACCTTGAATACAGCGGTACATACGGCGATCCGGAAGCTGTGCAGACGGCCAAAAATAAACTTGATCATGCCCGCCTTTTTTACGGAGGGGGAATCCGCACACAGGATCAGGCGGCTGAAATGGCTGCCATCGCCGATACGATTGTCGTCGGGAATATTATTTATGAAGATGTACAAACCGCATTGAAAACAGTAAAAGCGGTGAAAAAATAA